The genomic window TATGATGTCATATATACTGAATTTATATGGTCAACAAGGAGATAATCCAGTAAAAGTTATCAGCTCTTGGTCCATTATTAATTTAAGAAATTAGTATATATCTATTTGGTTATTTGAAGAGACAGAATCAATCATGCATATGAGTATAAAGGATTGATGGGCTCATGTTTTAGTTCTTTCTAGAATCCACTTGAATAATATCCAAATTTACGTTTCTCTTAAAGAAATcaatgaatttgatatttcaatctatagataattttgtaaaatatgtatatttccttttttttatgcattataaTTATATCTAACAATTTTAGTTAAACTAACAATGTTTACCACCTCGCCTAATACATATACACTGACGAGTAATATACATTCAATATACGTTGATACATATTTTAATCAATATCATACACTGCAAAATAACATACCAATAATTATTTCTAAACAATTATCAAGTGTGTCTACTAGTAATGAATTCAATATGATAAccattgtcattttttattttctcaATTACAACTTTAACTTCTGGGCAGTTCGATTGTCGTTTAACATGAAGCTTTGTCTGATTCTTTTAATATATCACATGTTAACATCGCAATTATTCAATTTAAGATGTGAAAACCTGCATGTGACATAATAATTTCTTCTTTAAGGAGTCTTTGTTTTGCTATTGAAGGTATAAGCAGAAATTAACATCACCAGCAAAATGTAAAAAGGTCGGTTAGCTTTGTTCACACTTTGAGGCATCACCATCGATCgctatttaaaatattctaaagcCTAATATACTCTGCAGCTGGTCGCTTATCGTGGCTTATGGTTCTTAATTAACTAAACGGCAAAGTCTTAAGCATTGTTTTGGTGTAGCAGTTTAACTGTATATGTATGGCGTCCGTTTTCGGCTACTTCCAATGGAGATCGACCCTTACTATTACATTGGTTTATATCAgcattattatttaataaaagttgAACTGTATCTGTATGTCCTCCTTCACAGGCAACAAATAATGGCGACTGATTATAACTTCCACACTGAGCGACGTCGGCACCTTTCTGCAGTAAAAGTTTCACTGTATCTGTATGTCCTCTTTCACAGGCCAAATACAATGAAGACTGCTCAAACATGTTCCAACAAGAGATATCAGCATTGTACTGAAGTAAAAGTTTCACTGAATCTGTATGTCCTTCCCTGCATGCCATATGTAATGGTGACATTCCGATACTATTACACTTATATACATTAGCCTTATTTTCAAGTAACaatttaactgtatctgtatgTCCCTTTTCACATGCAATACATAATGgtgattttccaaaaatgttattatgcaaCAGGTCGGCATTGTTCTGAAGCAAAAGTTTCACTATAACTGTAAATCCCAGTTCACACGCCACATACAAAGGAGATTCTTCATCGTCATTACATTGTGTGACATCAGCATTGTTCTTAAGTAACAAATCCACTGTATCTGTAGCACCTCCTTCACAGGCTGCATATAACAGAGATTGGCCACAACTGTTCAACTGAGACATTTGGACTTTGTTTTGCAAAAATAGTTTTATTACTTCGGTATATCCTTTTTGACTGGCTACATACAATAGGGGTGTTTCATTATAGTGATGGACATCAGCGTTGTTCTGTAATAACAGTTTCACTACTTCTGTATGCCCACATGTACATGCTAAATACAGTGGAGACTTTCCATCAAGGTTACACAAGGAAACGTCTGCATGGTTTTGAAGAAGTGCTCTCACTATATGTGTATGCCCTCCTTCGCATGCAATATTCAATGGAGGCTCTCTATCTTTATTACACAAGGAGATGTTAGCATTGTTATGCAATAACAGGTTAACGATATCCGTATGTCCTCCTTCACATGCAACAGACAATGGGGAATTTCCATATACATTACACTGGGAGACATTAGCCTTATTCTGTAGTAAAAGTTCCACGATAGCCTTATGTCCTCCTTTACAGGCAACAAACAATGGTGACTCTCCATTGTCATTACACTGGGAGACATCAGCCTTGTTATTCAGTAACAATTTTACTGTATCTATATGCCCACCTTCAGATGCCATATATAAGGCTGACATGCATTGTTCGTTTTTCTtatttacattacaattacactcGTCAATCAGAAATTGTGCAATATCAAAGAAACCATATGAGACTGATTCTATCAAGGGAGTTGTGaatatataatcaatatattcaCCGTCATCGTATTCTACTTTGCAACCTTCAATATCGagtttttttaataaagcttttgTTTCAATACTTGATCCAAAATATCTTATTAATTTATCAAtaaaggatttatatttcaactgtTTATTATGAAATGTACTTGTAATTACGAACTTTCTTAAGTCACTTAACAATCTTTCAAAATAGTCTCCTTCTTCGTCTTTGGTTAAGATTACCCATTGATTGTTTTTCTGAACCTCTTTCAGAGATTCAAAGATGAAATAATCGCGTATAAATACATAAGGTGCATATCTTATAAATGATTGTGTAAGGAGCTGGCCACAAATCGTCGCTGCCATTACATAAATTTTGTCATGTATCATTCTATACTCTGTCCCTATTCGTTTTAAATAGGTGTCAGTTAACGTATCAAAactagattttaaaatttttcttgACAGTTGTTTACTTAAATCTATGCCGAATTCTTTAACAATTTCTTCAAGTTTGTACTTCTTCTCCGCCGGAACTGATTCTACTTCGAGCCAGTTTATATTAAATCCATCATCAAATAAGATACACAAAACAAGAACACAGAATTGTTTCTCGTTTTCAGCTATAATAATATTAATGGTCTTTTTAATACTGTCTACTGGAGCTGTTAAAAGTGTCTGGACTTCTTTAGATGatttattttttgacaatttacaTAGCAGTGGAAAGTAATCAACCTTATCCATTACTTCTACTATATTGTCATTTATATCATCTTTTATGTATTTATGCAGCATAACAATTCTTTCCTCTTGCAGAAGACACAACTCTGTTGATAAAAGattgaatgtttttttgttgAGTAATGTAACACTTTGAAATTGTGAGTCTTTAAATATATGAAGTCGACATGATATCAATAATTTAGGACCTGATAGTCTTGAAACAGTGTTACCGTTTTCAATCTCCTTATCTTGTTCTGCAATTTCAAAGATGGtctctattttgtctgaataATCTCTCCACGTCTGAATAGTCTGTTTGTTAATTGTGTCCTTTCCACATATGTCATCAATAACAAACACTTGATTCTTTTTATCGTTATGATAACTCATTATTTCTGATGGTTTCATAATGGGTATTATCTCATATTTAAACCTATCACGTAAGTGTAAGGCAGCATGGTGAATGTTTGCAGATTTCCCACAACCTGAGCTTCCTGTGACAACAATACATGTATTGAAAGGTAAGGATGACAATATATGATGCGTAGCTCGGGTTTCCAAAAAATAAGTATCATCAGTCTCCcagtattttatttcattgttatgttgtgctacaaaaaaaagtatttgatttaCTAAAACAACATCTATAATTTCAATATACAAGGCAACaacaaagacaaaacaaaaccCCCTGTAGACGACGCGGGTAGGTTAATGctgtattttcaaaaaaattaaaagtgatACTTAAATTACAACTCTCAATAAAAAGACTCAATTATAGtgtaatttgttatattttttagttttgctAGTATGTGGACAATATAATATTCtgaaattatcacgttgtgatcaCGTGACactcaaaatatatttataaccgTGAAAACAGAAAAATCGAAAGTGCTAGAGTGTAGACAGTGTTGTTTTTCTAAGTATTGTTATCTGTGGATAGCTTATGAACCGAAGTAATAGAAAAGTGCTACTCGCCTCTATGAATAAAAAGATTGATTAAATAAACTGAGATTTTCGACTTAACTGCGCCAAAAATACtccctttcttttctttttatgtcGACTCCCATAAAATAAATCACCCAACCAAAAACCAGGCAGTGTTTTAAAGTTGACATCTTCATATAAACTGTATTCGTACATAAATCATAATGGACACAGGAAGGAAAATAAGATACATAGAATCTGGTTTCCTATGTCATAACAATAGTACAATAAATTACAGATTGATGGATACTTGGCGATACATATATGCATTTGAACATCATGTTGCAACATCATATACTGTTAGGAAGCTACGCTATCAAGATGCAATAATCCGCAATCAACACAAATTTGTCGATGAAAAGATATGTGTAAGAAGAGTTTATTTAGAATATTCCATATGTCGAACGAAAAATTATAGAATAATAGGTTCTCTTAAAAGACAAAGTCGGAACGATATTGTACCTATTGTAGAACTATGCGCAGCTTTATCTCTACGACGAAACCGGCTTTATGATTTATGTATATCAAAGATAAagagtatcaacatcttaaattgTATATTACGTGCATAAGTGCATTTAATTATAGTTGAATTAAACTAAGCTTTTTTGATAGAGTCAAGTTAATTGATTAATTGAAGTAATATTCCAAATTTATTGAGAAAAAGGGTTGAGTAAATGAACATAATAAACATTTATCATTAACCTTACTACTACTTTTTGTTTCGGTATCCGTATCGATATCGGTTTCGGTATCGGTTTGTGGTGAACATGTCAATTACGGCAGATCACAACTAACAACTAAGTGAacatattttgtagatttttattaCAATTTGTTAGAAGTACCATACACAAGGAGATTTTAAATATGAAATCATTACCTTGACATTTGACAATGACCTCATTTTTTTGTGGACACAGGACATCAAAGCAAAACACCATAGTCctttttcatttatcatgtttatggtgtATAAGTAACTTTTACATTCCACTTTAAAAGAACACATACATGACTTTCATAAAGAATCTTCAGATACTTCGTGCAAAATTATTATTGATAATCTGGTGATATAATGAgcaagtttatataaaaaaaaaattgttggaagAGAGGAAAACACAGAACAAAATCataaggtctttccacggaaTAAGAGAAATACTTAATatccagaaaaaaatcaaaaggtctTTTCACGTAAAAATTGAAAGACATTATGATATAAGAACAAACATACTAATCTAAATAATTTAGAATGGGTAAGATTAAATCATTCATACCTCGAATATGCTTAGGTATGTGGTCTTCATCTAGTGTTTGTATAATTACATCTAAGTCTTCCACTCTTTTTGAAACACATGTTGTCTGTATCCTGACACTTTCTAAAATTATAGGTAATTAGTTAACATTACCAACTTAGGAATAGAACTAACGTTCTTAAATGTCTTGTTTACTATTggaatgttttatttgaatctTGATCGACGTAACATCAGAAATGCGCTAAAGACGatcccaattaaaaaaaaaaaaacagcgctCATGTTCGATATCACATTTTTGTGAAAGGTTAGTCCGCGAGGGTATCTTCAGCTTGGTAGTCAATGCTTCGTTACTGTTATGATTTATAGCATACCTTTTCACAAAGTTCCCGttgaaatattcagaaataattaaGACAATTAGGTTTCAATTCCTTCAGGTAGAGTTTAACTAAAATAAATTTGACCAAATATTTCTGTTACAACTGGTAATATAAGCACCTAACGTGTctacaaattatttataaatccCAGCTTTTCAATGTTTATAGCTGAGCATACCTTATCAAATTAATTGATCAAAGCGCTACGGGCATTTTATCTAGTTTCAATGGTAAATGCCTGTATCAAATCCGAAATTTGACACACTTTTATTATGTTATGTATCCTATACAGTAAaggaatatattatatatcttttatatcattttttaaattcaGAACTCTCTACCTTACAAATCAAGATAGCACTATAAGCAATAGTATATGTAGGTAGATAAATAGTTGGTAAACAATATGTTGCATCAGTGGTTACCggataaattataaaaaaaaatcattggtagctaaagtgtttaaaaatgacaagaaatgtgtatttaatggcaagaaaaaacatataatgaaaaCTTCTGaatctagaaaatattttttttaaatttttaaattgacatAAATCATGCTACTGCAGCATGTGGATTAGTGTACTGGtgaaatcaaattatttatttaaagttgaCTTGTTTCATAATGCATTAAACATTTATATGTATAACTGTACATTCCCTTCATGTAGATATAAGTTTTtgacttaaaatattttgtttgagtGTTTCTGATGCAGGTTAATAAATAAGGCGTTCCGTATGCACCAAATGTACGAAGTGCTTTATAAGACAgggactaaagataccagagggatagtaaAACTCATATTTGTTCGGTGCTAATAAAATGAGACAAATATACCTGATTCTAATTTGAGGCTGTCAACATATTTTAGTACATTTAAAAGTGTTTCATCAAACATTTCAGATTTGGTCTCAAATGCATTCTTTCTTTCTTCGTTTTTGCATATATAAGCATTCACTTGACAACACAACAATTTTATTTGCTTTTCAGAGGTTTCCTTCTCCTCCTTGCTTTCTTTAACAATTATTTCCATTTTATTAAATTCTGAAGTAAGTAGCCGTTGAAAATACTGTAATTCTTCTAAATCTTTTTCAAGAGCTGCAACTCTATCTTTATATTCAAACAGTGCTGTTTCGCTTAAATTTAATCGTTTAGATAGACTATCTTCATTTCCTTTCCGTTCCTGAACttcaaaatcaaaattgacaTTAGTTTTTTTCATTTCTGCCTTTTGATCTTCAATTAATTGTTTAAGTTCttcgttttcttttgttttgttatcaGTATATATAACAAATTGTTCTTGTAGATAAGAAACCTTGGTGTCAAGAATATTTTGAGTTGACAACAATTTTGCCATTCCCGAATCAAGTGTATGTGTTTTTGCATCCTTTAAACTTGCGGCAGTGGCTGCTGAATTATCAAGAGTTGTGATTGCCTGAAAAATaagaaatacttttaaaagaaaaaatcttcacctatttataatatattgttttcatcGTTTACATCGCTGTGTATACTATGTTGTAAAAATATTGTGTTCTTATCGTTTTCATGGTGATGTATACAACGTTAACACGATcgatatcgtgtcaacatcgtttacattgtcCGAACTCTTACATATTGTTAACATaattgacatcgttaacatcgcaaAGATACAaagttgttaaaatattttgtttacatcgtTTACATGGCTATAGCCATACATTGTTAAAGTCATATCAAGCGAGTGACTGGTGAACAATAATAATGTTTATCCATTTCTTGAACCACTGCGTGTATTTATcttaaacttagtcttctgtgcacgatgttatcattttttacacaaaaatatcgtataatcgtcatttttctCTATCTCTCTGTCTGTTTTAAAGTGAAAATATGGCCGCTCATTAACTGTCGTATTTTGAAGCCGAAGATTACCGATTGATGCCTTATAGTAAACACAAAGAAGCATGGACATTGAGCACGTGtgtaacatgtacaatcagataacagtttatttacatgacagatccatgcgtattgcgatcaccggatgtTCACGAGTAGAGTCGCGCTAAGATCACTTtgaatacggaaaatatgtcggcgaattgcttccggaaagaaagcaattaaaaaagGTTAACTttttctaaatgtggacaaatccATGATTTTGTCTTCAGAAAAATTTTTAGGTACATAAGTTTGCTAAGgacaactatccattttgtttaaaaaacatatgcatatttgtttttaatttgagttttcttatgactttaacattaaattgtatcAACCTCATTTACATAGTAACAGCTGTTGTATACTGTTTACATCGTTTAAATTGATTTTGCGATAAAGATGACTAAATATCATTCCTATTTTATGaatatgataattttattttattaaaattaatttcttttcttttttccctTCGCACAAAAACTTTTATAGATAAGTAGCAAATGAACATATTTagatttattaaaaatacataataGACTAAAGTatcattaatttgaataatataCCAAACCATAATTGTAGTTATTGTcatttaagccccagtcccactattTTAGACCGCGATCGCACCACCCTCatcgcgatctaaaataaattcagatcgtagTGAGCTcgcagtatgagcggcatgaaaatgtaaatgttcGTTTCTTTCACGtcgctactacgtcctcatttaCCTTCTTCGCTTCTCAAGATTCTTCGACGCTCTTCACGTTATCACTAAGATCATACCAcgatttatccgattgcaacacgatcttcccacgcttctactgcgattatagcacgacCATACTACTATCATACCACGTTTATACTGCGATCTTACTACACTCACAGCAATATACATGTATCGTCAACATCGTGTTCTATATAAATACTGTAGTACTCCTTCTGTTTATTATTGATACGTAGGGTTTCTCGGAAACAATGCAGTCATGCAACAAAAATCTAACCAGAACTCGTGGGCGTAGTGGTATAGGTAGAGGCAGTGGGAGATCTGCTAGTAACGATTATGATCCGGATGAAatatgtcggaccgaccaatccaacctcaATCACGACTTATTTCTGGTCTATCAAGATCAATGACCATGCTTGAGAGCAAGAAAGTAAGGGTGACACAGATGTGTCGTGCATAGTTGAGCCGTTGGAGAAAAAAGGACAAGAGATCCAAATtacatacacacacacaaaagctggagagcttttatatattttaaatggaaatgacAATGAGCTTCATGTTCGTAGTATGATTGTAGTCGGGACGTAAAAACACCGCAATGAGGACGGCATGAGCGTGCTAAAATCGTACTATGCTTAAACAGCGTTGCATACACGTGTTATAGTCGTAGTGGATGCGTGGTTGAGTCGTGGTAAGaactacgatggtacagcgaccatTGCGTTCTTACCACGATCttactgcgctctcactacgATTCTACTGCGATCTGATTTCGCCACAAATACGTCCTGACAAAGACATATTATTAGTTTACAATGAatccatatatatttatttgataaagtgtaaatatgttcagttttggttgatgtggtcaaataattttgttaagaCGAAacagtctgatatatcgaaactactgaaatttgtttacaattcaattttttgaataaataaaggaCATGCTGaaactctaaattgatgtggaaatttttccaacattgctgtcatttgaatatACAATCCATCTTGATAtgtaactataagtgatttactatgctactatatatatatatatttagattttcatAATAAAGTGTAAagatggtcagttttggttgatgttgtcacatatggtcagttttggttgatgctgtcaaatatggtcagttttggttgatgcggaaaAACTTTTTCGTTTATATGAGTcggtctgagatatcaaaactactgaaattagtttacgattcaaacttttgaatataaaaagaagacATGTTTGCACTATAAGCTGATGCGAGCATAATTGTGTAGTCATGGTAGtcattgctttcatttatattaaacaatccatcctaatataaaaatataagtgatttactttgcggctaaCAAGATTTAaatcatgtacataataaagtgcaattatggtcagttttggttgatgcggacaaataattttgttataccagtcagtctgaggtatgaaaactattGATATCTATTTTAAGATgcaatatttagaataaaaagaggacatgctggcactctaaattgatgaaAACGAAATTAGATAGCATTGCGGtcaaatatttctatcatttgtattatacaatccatcttaacataaaaaatattacagatttactatgcgactataagagttacataaaaaagaccaaatatggatagttttggttgatgcggtaaaatatggtcagttttggttgatgcggtcaaatatggtccaTTAAGGTTGATGCattcaaatatggtcagttttgattgatacagACAAACAATTTTATTACAGGAGTCAGTGTGAGATATTAAagctactgatatttgtttctgatgctatattttgaataaaaataggaaatgcttgcactctcaattgatgcgaaaaaaattgtggtcattgatttccaatattgcagttatttatatcgtcgctgggcttctaaaatgtcgtatatgacttttttggctaaaatatactttttgacaccaattgtctgggcgggaggaaatctttggtattacaaactAGCAtgcagttagaccaatcaaaatgtgtgaaatgagacatattacaaaattgccaatgtcagttgtttgtaaagtttgcttccaaaatgttgtatgaaaacttgaaaatcgttgtagaatggctatgggaaaaaaataattgtacatttctttatttctgtgaaaataatttaagttcttggataatccagaaatgtcaaagtttttatttcactgctatttacaaaaatgttcaagtttacatacgacattttggaagcatgcattttgccaaaattttcaaagcctgtttgtgagatatttttttcttgaaaaatttgtaatttacaacattttagaagcccagcgacgatatgctacagtccctcttgacctaaaattataacttaaatactgtgcagctatatagatttacataaaaaaaaaagcaaatgtgGTTGATGCGGTGACAAGATTTTATTACatgactcagtctgaagtatgaaaactacagatatttgtttacgattctatattttgaataatttgggGACATgat from Mytilus galloprovincialis chromosome 5, xbMytGall1.hap1.1, whole genome shotgun sequence includes these protein-coding regions:
- the LOC143076560 gene encoding uncharacterized protein LOC143076560 produces the protein MVSNEEENFLRIVYLNYRVATGALTRFFDKLHPNLSADLHKPGVEASLKLLYKPPPRKKRVLYQGQWDILYPPPGSATVTSADLDLTLMVCLLRNMHPVVTSPINGFDKLPLAHEISNGANIARLKYYKNFIISHSKYGTISNVDFSRIWVDLEQAITTLDNSAATAASLKDAKTHTLDSGMAKLLSTQNILDTKVSYLQEQFVIYTDNKTKENEELKQLIEDQKAEMKKTNVNFDFEVQERKGNEDSLSKRLNLSETALFEYKDRVAALEKDLEELQYFQRLLTSEFNKMEIIVKESKEEKETSEKQIKLLCCQVNAYICKNEERKNAFETKSEMFDETLLNVLKYVDSLKLESESVRIQTTCVSKRVEDLDVIIQTLDEDHIPKHIRAQHNNEIKYWETDDTYFLETRATHHILSSLPFNTCIVVTGSSGCGKSANIHHAALHLRDRFKYEIIPIMKPSEIMSYHNDKKNQVFVIDDICGKDTINKQTIQTWRDYSDKIETIFEIAEQDKEIENGNTVSRLSGPKLLISCRLHIFKDSQFQSVTLLNKKTFNLLSTELCLLQEERIVMLHKYIKDDINDNIVEVMDKVDYFPLLCKLSKNKSSKEVQTLLTAPVDSIKKTINIIIAENEKQFCVLVLCILFDDGFNINWLEVESVPAEKKYKLEEIVKEFGIDLSKQLSRKILKSSFDTLTDTYLKRIGTEYRMIHDKIYVMAATICGQLLTQSFIRYAPYVFIRDYFIFESLKEVQKNNQWVILTKDEEGDYFERLLSDLRKFVITSTFHNKQLKYKSFIDKLIRYFGSSIETKALLKKLDIEGCKVEYDDGEYIDYIFTTPLIESVSYGFFDIAQFLIDECNCNVNKKNEQCMSALYMASEGGHIDTVKLLLNNKADVSQCNDNGESPLFVACKGGHKAIVELLLQNKANVSQCNVYGNSPLSVACEGGHTDIVNLLLHNNANISLCNKDREPPLNIACEGGHTHIVRALLQNHADVSLCNLDGKSPLYLACTCGHTEVVKLLLQNNADVHHYNETPLLYVASQKGYTEVIKLFLQNKVQMSQLNSCGQSLLYAACEGGATDTVDLLLKNNADVTQCNDDEESPLYVACELGFTVIVKLLLQNNADLLHNNIFGKSPLCIACEKGHTDTVKLLLENKANVYKCNSIGMSPLHMACREGHTDSVKLLLQYNADISCWNMFEQSSLYLACERGHTDTVKLLLQKGADVAQCGSYNQSPLFVACEGGHTDTVQLLLNNNADINQCNSKGRSPLEVAENGRHTYTVKLLHQNNA